A DNA window from Limanda limanda chromosome 6, fLimLim1.1, whole genome shotgun sequence contains the following coding sequences:
- the xaf1 gene encoding XIAP-associated factor 1 → MDNAGVTRTCGLCHKKVAEANFALHETHCSRFLCLCPDCDEAVPRQQLNQHREEEHTPTRCPKCNQKMERCRLKDHESDECVERLQACQFCDLELPWKQLEEHCLACGSRTELCLDCSRYVRLRDQPEHALTCPAADNDASPPQTASTPTNMITFTCSGCMGFFSAEDIGKHELACVSASGWDYSGMEKKKHQKEEEREDDEDKDEEEEFPGQVTIPQLSSIYKAASLSNTPHNGTLGEGDQDQIKICPHCHLALPLLILRRHQAKCHIYYHLK, encoded by the exons CCACAAAAAGGTTGCAGAGGCCAACTTCGCTCTGCACGAGACGCACTGCAGTCGCTTCTTATGTCTCTGTCCTGACTGTGATGAGGCAGTTCCTCGACAGCAACTGAAccaacacagagaggaagagcacactccg acGAGATGCCCCAAGTGTAACCAAAAGATGGAGCGTTGTCGCCTCAAGGATCACGAG TCTGATGAGTGTGTTGAGCGCCTGCAGGCCTGTCAGTTCTGTGATCTGGAGTTGCCGTGGAAGCAGCTGGAAGAACATTGTCTGGCGTGTGGGAGTCGCACCGAGCTCTGCTTGGACTGCAGCCGCTACGTCAGACTGAGGGACCAGCCAGAGCACGCCTTGACCTGCCCGGCTGCTGACAATGATGCAAGTCCTCCTCAAACGGCCAGCACTCCAACAAACATGA TAACATTTACCTGCAGCGGATGCATGGGATTTTTTTCTGCTGAGGACATAGGGAAACATGAG CTAGCGTGTGTCTCAGCGTCCGGGTGGGACTACTCTGGAATGGAAAAGAAGAAGCatcaaaaggaggaagagagggaggatgatgaggataaagatgaggaagaggagttccCTGGGCAGGTGACCATTCCTCAGCTAAGCAGCATCTATAAGGCGGCCTCCCTGTCaaacacaccccacaatggtACCTTGGGTGAAGGAGATCAAGACCAGATCAAGATCTGTCCCCACTGTCATCTGGCCCTGCCTCTCTTAATACTGCGCAGGCATCAG gcaAAGTGCCATATCTACTATCACCTGAAATAA